GAGAAATAGCCAGCTGTCAGTGACCAGACGACGAGTATGAAGATGATGAACCAGGAGTAATGTAACCTTAGAGGTATGCCGAATGCCTTGCCGATGGATATACCTTCCGTCAGCATATCAAATCACCTTTTCCGTAACTAAGATTATAACGGTCTTGGCTGGTCACAAGTCTAAGATTTCCCCTCCTTAGCCTTTAGAGCTTCCCTTTCTCTTTCCTCTAGTATGATTTTGGTAGTGAGTCGGGCGATCTCCCCAGTGAGTGTTGAGCATTTGTCTGGCAGTCCTGCTTTTATGGCTGCCTCCGTTTCAGCCGGGTCGTAAAAGTTAAAGAATCTGCCGGCAAGCCTTGTTTGGATGTCAGCGCATCGGCAGACACCATATTTTTCAATAAACCCGTCATATAGTTTTTTGGACAGGATGAGAGACTTTATCATTTTCCCACGTTTATTGAAGTCTTCCTTTTTTCTGCCAAAAAGATAACTTATGGCCATAGTGCCGCCAGAGAGGGCACCGCAATGCCCGTCTCCGGTTAGTCCGACTCCGTCAGCGAAACCAGTTGCGGCTCTGAAAACATCATCATTTTTAATGCCTAGCGTCTCAAATACAGCAGCAATAACACATTGGGCGCAATTACCGTTCTCCATCTCATATCTTTTGGCGTTTTCTAATACGCTGTTGAAAATCTCTTCTGTTGATTTTTCCATGTATTTGTCCCCTTATTTGAAGATTTGCTCCCAGATTGATATTCTATTTTGTTTTGTGATCGTCCGCTGTTTTTCTACTTGGACAGGGACTTCCCGGTATTTGATAATCTCTTTATACTTCGTCACTTGCTGTGTTTCAGTCCAACTCATGGCTAAATAGATGTAGCAGTCTTCTCCCCACATTACATTTTCTTGGAATCTGGCACGGTATTTACCTTGTGAGAGGGGCAAGTCGATAGAGCCTTGAGTACCAAAAGTCTCCCAGAGAATGCGGTTTGCGGCGGTGATGATTACAAAGCTGCCTGGAATAGGGTTTTCGAATTTGCCAACCAGCTGTGCACTAGGTTTATCAATGTTGAAAGGAACTATAATTCCGCTAGGGATGACTTTATAGAACCCGTCAGCGAAGACGTTGGTTTTTTCGTAGACCTCTTCGGCTGCATATGGCTCACTGACCGAATAGGTTTCCTGTCTCATTTCGGTGACGTAGTAGGTCTCAATAGTCTCGGTGGATATAACCTTGAGTGGTAGAGCAAAGACAAGGGCAATCAGTACAAAAGCGGTTATGATACCAGCAACAAGTGGCTTCCAATTGTTTGGCTTATCTTCCCAAGACTTCACGTTGACCTCTTAGAGATTGCTTTGGGGCTTATGCTGCTCACAATGAACAATAGGCGGTCTTACCCTGTGTTGATTTGGTTCGCGAGGTATAGCTTACCTCAGCCGCTTCTGGAAGACAAGTTTATTATCGCCAGGCGTGTAGAAGTCGGCAATGCAGCAGGCCAGTTCATAGCCTTGTGATTTATAGAAGTGCCTTGTTGTCTCGTATTCTGGCTTGGAGGATGTCTCAATGAGAGTTAGCCTGCCCCTGGTTTCTTTAATGTTGTCCTCGGCAAAAGTCAGCAGGGCTTTCCCTATGCCTTGGCTTTGTTGATCTGGGGCGACTGCCAACCAGTATATATCCCAGGTTCCTTCAGTCAGTGGTGTGGGCCCATAGCAAATATAGCCGACGATTGATGAATCGACTTCAGCTGCGAAGACATGGTATCCTGATCGAATCGGGTCGTGCAGATAGCTATCGAGAACTTCTTCGGCTACATCCACCTCGGTCGGCCTGAATTCCGGCATATTCCTTAACATCTGCATTATGGATGACTTGTCCTCGTCGGTCATTGGCCTGACTTTCAATTTCATTCTCATCTATGTTCTCTCAATGGCGAGTTGCACAATCTGTTCAATGAACTGGTTATATGTCATTCCGGCAGCTTGAGCTTGAAGTGCTGCACCGGCGTCAGGTGATATATCAGGATTGGGGTTTACCTCTATAACTTTTAGCTGGTCTTTGACATCCAGCCGAAAATCGACCCTGGCATAACCATGAGAACCCAGCAATCTGAAGGCGAGGAGGGCAGTCTGAGCGATGTGCTCTCGTAACTCCGTGCCTATTTCGGCCGGGCAAACGGCTTTGGTATGCTCGAAGTACACACTTTGTGGATCCCATTTGGCGGCAAAGGTGAGAATCCTGGGCATTTCAGATGGCAGGGAATAGACTATCTCGGAGATGGGCAAAGCTCTGGGTTCGCTGGTTCCTAGGACTGTGATGTTGAATTCACGGCCATCAACAAACTCCTCTACCAGTGCCCTTCTCCCGAAATGCTTGCTTATCTCTGCCACCTGCTTTTCCAGTGAGGCAAAGTCGTATACCACACTTTCCTCTGATATACCGTTGCTTCCGTCCTCTGCGTACGGTTTGACGATACAGGGGTAGTTCATATGAAACAAAGATATTGTCTTGGGGCCTAACAGCTGGTATTTGGGCGTGTCTACCCCTATTGCTGCTAGACGTGCCTTCGCCTTTGTTTTGTCTAGCCCCAGAGATAAGGCAGTTCCGGAGCAACCGGTGTATGTTAGGCCCTGCTCGGAAAGAAAATTGACTACGGCTGCCTCCGTTTCGGGATAGCCATCAAAGCCTTCGAAGAGATTGAAGACTAAATCTGCCTCTAATCCTTTGAGGCTGTCTCTAGCTGACTCGAGTGGTGGCAGCAGGGGTAGGCGAGCAACATGGTATCCAGATTCAGTCAGGGCTTGGTGTGCTGCATCCACTCCGTCGAGGATGGCGAGCGATGCTTTCCTTTCTACATTGGTTCTATAGAGGTCAGGGTTAGGCGTATTATAGATGATTGCTATTCTCGGACGCACTGCGGGTACCTTTGTAAGGCGGCATTGAGTATAGTTGAAATGAGAGCTTGATATGTCCAGCCCAGGTTGCTAGCCATAATAGACAGGTCGCTGCTCTTTGAGTTGAGCCCTGCCAGCGGATTTATCTCCAGAAAGTAAGGCACCCCTTGGGGGTTGAGTTTGAAGTCTAGCCTAGCAAAATCACGGCAGCCCAGTGACTTGAAAATCTTAAGGCTTGAATCTGTAATTTCTTCCAGGATTTCTGGCTCCAGCCGGGCAGGACACTCATAATCTACCAGTTGCTCCCATTCCCGTTTTATTTCGAGCGAGTATATAAAATAGGTATGTGTCTGTTTGGGCAAAACACGCATTACGCCCAGAACTGTTGGTGGTGAATTACCGACCATGCCAACCGTAACCTCATCACCAGCGATGAATTCCTCTACCATCACCGGTTGCTTGTAGTGCTCGAGAAGTTCTGTTGTTACTTCGGCTATTTGTACCGTAGTCTCTACCTTGGAGCCAAGGCGAATGCCCTTGCTTGAGCCTTCATAGGCTGGCTTTACAAAGGCGGGGAGTGGCAAGTCGTCACAGGTTATTTGTTTTAATTGCCTGTAATCTGTGATTAGCTGCCATTTTGGAGTGCGAACACCTGCCGCTGCCACCAGCCGTTTAGTCAGGGATTTGTCCAGGCAAATCGCCAGACACTGGGGATCTGAACCTGAATAAGGTATATCGAGCATTTCCAGAATGGAGGGCACCTGAGCCTCTCTGCTCTTGTAGTTACCCAGTCCTTCAGAGATGTTGAAAACGAAGTCGACGTTATTATGGAGGATATTGGTAATGAACTCTTTACCGCCACCCAGTTTGATTACCGAGTGCCCTAAGGACTCGAGGGTAGTAGCAAGAGCCTCCACTGTCTCTGGAGAGTCATACTCTTCGAGGGCATCCTCGGGACAGTTAGGGGTAGAGATGACAGTCTCTTTAAGGTCGTATGCGAGACCTATTTTCATTTCTGACTCTCACTGGCTGGAGTTGACGCTGTGTTTGGTTGAGACTATCGGAAAATAGATTATCAGCTAGCTCTGCTCCAGCAGTTGGTTCGGAGCCGGTTTTATCTCTAGGGTTCCGATACCAGACGAAGCGTCCCTGATAGTTTCTTAGTACCAACTCTTCTTTTGTTTGCGTCAACACATAGTTTGGCTGGAGAGGCACTTTGCCGCCACCTTCTGGCAGGTCTATGACGAAGGTGGGGATAGCCAGACCTGAGGTATGGCCACGCATACCCTCTATTATTTTGATTCCGGTTTCTACAGAGGTGCGTAGGTGTTCTGTTCCCTGAACCTCGTCGCATTGAAACAGATAGTAGGGGCGCACCTTTATCTTAAGGAGTTCATTACAGAGTTTCGTCTGTGTTTCTACGTTATCATTTATGCCACGAAGCAGTACAGACTGGTTGTTCACTGGAACACCGGCTCGTAGGAGACGGTCACAGGCAGCTGCTGATTCAGGTGTTATTTCACGGGGGTGGTTGAATTGAGTGTTAAGCCATATTGGCCCGTACTTTGACAGCATGCCACACAGTTCGTCATCTACGCGATGTGGCAGCACCACTGGGAATCGGGTGCCGATGCGGATTATTTCGACATGGTCTATTTGTCTCAATTTGGAGATAACGTCTTCCAATCGATGCGTAGAAAGAGTCAAAGGGTCACCGCCGGAGAGGATGACGTCTCTGATGGTCTTGTGCTTGCGGATGTAGTCCAGCATAGCCTTGATTTCACTCGGAGTGCGTACCCAGCCACCATTGTGCCATTCCCTTTTTCGCGTGCAGTGGCGACAAAACATTGGACAGATATCTGTGAGCACCATCAGTATCCTGTCCTGATAGCGGTGGACCAGTCCGGGGACCACGGAATCCCTTTTTTCTCCAAGAGGGTCTTCAAAACCTACACTGCCAAGCGTTATCTCTTTGAAAGAAGGTATTGCCTGTTTTCGGATAGGGTCATCTGGGTCGTATGTGTTAATTAGGGAGAGGTAGTAAGGTGTTACTGAAAGAGGATATTTTGTGGTTACTAGTTTAAGCTGAGTTTTTTCTTTAGCTGCAAGGGGAATTAGAGTGGATAGTTTCTCAACAGTGGTAATTCGGTTGCGAAACTGCCATTTCCAATCGTTCCAATTTTGCTCTGGTATAGGGACGGAGAGCCTGTATTCATTAATAACGGCCGTACCATCGGTAACGGCCATCCTACCTGGAGGTTCTTCTTCCTCTGCCACCACTTCATTTCTTGTGGTGGCGATGCCAGGAGGTTCTTCTTCCTCTGCTTGGTTTTTTATCGCTGTTGGTTTTGTCATCTATTGATTCTCCTCAACTTATTATATTAAAATGCTTAACAATTTATGAAACATCATAAATGAAATCCTTTTCATTAACACGCTAACATACTTTTCCCAATTTGTCAATATTTTTAGTGGGTTAAACTTGAACTTTTTAAGAAAGTGAATAAATCACAGTTTGACAAAAGTATGTATAATGCTTAAGATTTTTTGCCTGTGCTGAAACCCATCTAAAAGGGCAGTGCATATTTCAAGGTTGAATAGCGGTGTTTGTTTCAAGTGTGAGCTAGTTCTTTGGTATAAAAGGAGCGACTATGACAAGAGAAGCCAGCATTGTTTATTTCGATTCTCTCGGCCCTGACAACACGGAGGAGACGTTCAAGTTAGTCAAAGTCAGGGCCAAGGAGCTTGACATAAAGACAATTGTGGTAGCTTCAACGACGGGTGATACCGGGGTTAAGGCTGCCGAGGAGTTCAAGGGCTATAGAGTTGTTGTGGTATCCCACACGGCTGGCTTCACAGCTCCGGGCACGCAGGAACTTACTCCGGAAAACAGAAAAAAAATAGAGAAGCTGGGGGCGGAGATTTTCACCGGCGCTCATGCCTTCGGTGGTATATCTCATGCGGTAAGAAGAGCTTTTAACACACACGTTTTGGGAGATTTCATGGCTAATACGCTTAGGATGTTCGGTCAGGGGGTGAAGGTAGCCATTGAGATAAGTATTATGGCTACTGACGCTGGCCTTGTAAGCCCGGACGGAGAGGTCATAGCAATAGGGGGGACGGTAAGGGGGGCCGATACAGCTATCGTACTTAAGCCAGCCCACGCTCATGATGCCTTTTCCCTCAGGGTAAAGGAAATAATCTGCAAGCCACGACTCTAAGGCCCATTTTTCTGACTATCCGTCTGAGCGCAAGGCACTGGTGCATGGCGTGTGGTAATAAATAGCACTCGATATGGCAATTTCCGCGCTACCCATGATTGACAGGTATCTAAATGTCATGCTATTCTGCCTTCTCATAACAACAGGAAGGAGTGTCCTACGCTCATGAAATCGAAGAAAAAGGATAAACAGGCATCAAAAGAGGAATTGAAATTGGCACTCAATGTACCCAATGTTATAACCGCAGTGCGCGTGGTTATGGCTGGTATCATCGCTTGGCTCTTGTGGCAAGGAGAATTCCTGGCGGCGGGCATTTTAATCCTTATTGCCGCGGCTACTGACGGACTAGATGGCTTACTAGCCCGTAGACTTGGACAATCGAGCCTGGGTGGGTCACTTTTCGACCTGGTGGCTGACGAGATATTATTTATGCCCAGCCTAATATTGGCGATAGCCGCGGGACTGTTTTCAAGGGCAGACAGCCTGATGCCCTTAAATCCCTATCCCTACGCGGTGCTTGCGCTTGCCGGAGGAGTTGCGGTGCTTGCCGGCGTAGGCACATATCTTTGGAAACGCCGGAGTCGTAACATTGAGTTTCCCACTCCCACAGGGGTAGCCAAGGTTAACTTCTGGTTTTGGCTGGCACCACTGGTGGTAGCCGTTTTTGGTATCGGCCCTGGCTGGCTGCTTGCTGCCCTGATGTATTTAGCGATTATCTCGACTGTGCTCACATTCTATTCCTATCTTAAGAAGGGCAGCTATGTCTTTACTGACTGACCTTGCACCCAGTCTTGCTCGTTAGACTATCAATCTCTTGATTGCCAGCTTCAGTACTGAGCATCACTGCTAGCTAAAGGTCAACTCGTACTTTGAGGCCAAAGTTCTATAGCAGCTAGTTTGCTGTTACCAGACATAGTGACTGATTGTCAATCCGTCTTGAGTTGAAGGTAGTGAATTTACCAAAGCAACGCTATCACCAACTATAGTCTTCTTACGACCGGGTGATTTCTATGAGAAATTCGATGATGATACCAAGACTGCTTAGAAATTGCACTAGAGTAACCGCCGAAGAAGGAGCACAAATAGATATATGTCTACCAGTAGGCCACATATAATTATTGTCCAAGCCCACGCCGGAATTGGGCGTTGAGGATAAGATGGTGGTTGTGGTGCTGGTGGAGGCTGGGTCTGGAAGCAGAAGGTAGCACTCCAATCGCTGGGCACCGGCTCAATTGCCATGACTTGCCAGAAATAGGCAGTGCTGTAGTCCAATGTGACTACATAACTGTAGCTGGTGGTGGGCAATTCTGTCTCGACTACAACATCAGTCATCGCCGCATCTTTGGCTAGAACGAACTTGTATCTTTGTGTACCTTGGAATGGTGACCAGGAGAACGACGCTGGCTTGACCGGGCAATGGATACAGCCGTTATCCGGCGATAGCAACTGAAGACCATAATAAGGGTGGGTTGTAGGCAGGCCGGCCTGAACAGTAAAAATTTCCCGCCATGACCACGGGCTTTGGATGGCATCGCCTGTGGCCACATCTTGAACCATGACTCTCCAATAGTAAGAGTGACCGGCCTCGAGGGCAGGTACTGTCCAGTTATCGCTATTGGCATCAAGGACTGTACCGCCGCCGGGAGGTATGAACAACGCCGGAGCATCTAAGTCAGGTGGGATGTAAAACGGTCCACTCCAGGCACTACCTATATCGGCGACCAGTATGGCGAAATCTTCGTCCTTGGCTATCTGAATTCGATAGCCCCTGGATAAAGAACTCGGCTGCCATGTGAGGTTTATCTCGCTGGCTCTGCCGCTTACCGGGTCATATTTTACTGTAGCATTGGTTATCGGTGATGTGGGAGTGGGGCCGTTCCAGGCGAGGTCGTCTATATATCTCCAGACTCCGCCCTGGGGTGGATTATAGGGGCGCTGGTCAATGAGCCAGATGGTTATAGGCTCGCCGGATGATAAGCCGCCACATATTCTGAGCCTTGTGGTAGGGTCTGTGCCGAAGTTGACAAGTGGGTCAAGGCCGGCACCGGCCCATGCCCATCTGACATACGAGCCCCAGGCGTCAGAGAAATAGAAGTTGCCGCTTCGGGATATGGTTAAGCCGGTGGTGGGGGTTGGCCAGCCTTGCCCTCCCCACAGTGTTGCCCAATTATCTCTTTCAGGAATGGGCCAGGACCAGGTTCCACCGCCGTAGTAGATTGACCACTCATACATGCCGCCGGTGTTTATGGCAAAAATCTCCCCGTTGCTATTGTAGCCAGAATGGGCGACTACCAGCGTATTGCCTCTTGTGGGAAGCTGCTTGGTGATAGTGCTGAAGGTAGTGCCACCATCTGTGGAGTAAGCCACGTCATAGATGCCAACGCCTCCTCCGCCCACGACGATGTGTCCCTTGTCATTATCCGGTGTTAGCCCAATATAGGCGGTGGCGATGCTGTATCCGGTATCGAGTTCGGTAGGGACGACGGCATGGGATACCCAACCTGTTCCGCTGAAGATGAACTTCTGCACCAGGCCGTCAGGGCTAAGGATATACAAAGTGCTGCTATCCTCGGCTGCTATGTCCTGGACAGCGAGCCTGGGACTGATGATATTAGTCCAATAATCACCGAAGTCCGGCGACCACATTATCTTTTGTGTCCCCACGGCTGCCCATACCACCACCTGACCATCAGCTTTATCGCCCGCCAGTCTGAGAATGGCTAAATCGGTTTGACCGGAAGCACAGCGTTGGTCTGTGGTAGGCGTGCACAGCACGCGCTCCCAATAGGTGTCGACTGGTGAGCTCTGGCTGCGCCAAACGCTATCGAATCCAGAGCAGTCAACATTATCACTCACTGAAGCCAGATAGATAGTTGAGCAATCCGGAGATGGGGCTATGTCAGTGAACCGGCTGATTTTGGTATCTATCAAGGCAAGCTGGTTCCACGTTTCACCGTTGTTGCGAGTTATGGAGAAGGCTGATTCATCGAGGTCTTCACCGACAAGGTAGGGAATTGGCCAGTTGGCGCCGGCTACAAGAACTGCGCTACTGGCTGTTCCAGCGTAGGCGATTGAGCCGTCGGGTGACCAGGCAACTTGTGTGTTACCGTAGCCGGAGCCGGTGCAGTTGTCAGTGCCGGCAGCCCCAGTAAGTGGCTTCATGGCTGGATACCAGCATGGGATGGGGCAGGTGGTGGGTGAATCGGTAAACCAGGTCATCACAGTAGCTGAGCAGGGGTCGCCAAGAACTTCACCGGCAAGAAGCTTGCCTGACGCATAGGTGCCGTAGCAGGAGATGCTGGAAATCCTCTTGGTTGTAGTGGCGGACATCAATTGATATATCATGGTGTCATCGATGCGGTAAATGCCACCATTACCGGTGGCTCCAGCGTCGTCGACGCTGATATAGTAGCGGCGCAGGCTAAGTGCTTGGCCTGAAAAGTCGATAGGTAGCTCTAAGTCGGCGCCGATGACCTGGTTTGCTGTGGGTGAGGTACCTGGAGCTCCTGCGGTGATTTCTGGCGGAGAGCCACCGTAGACCGTAGTCCAGTTGGTGGTATTGTTATCCAAGTCGTGAATGCCGGCATTAAGATAAGTGCCGGTTGCGTCTGTGTAGACAATGGCTATGATGGCATCGCCGGGGTAGTTGGGCGAGAATTTCAGGGACAATATATCGCCGGTGAAGCCCTGATTAATCCAGGTATCATACTCAGGTGCCTTTAGAATCCAAATGGTGCCGCCGCCAGCTCCGGTACGGGTGGCAATGGCGATATCGCGGCTGCCGTAGCTCATAGAGATATCAATGGCGCTTATGTTGCTGGCTGCAGGGCAATTCGTATTCTGCCATTCAGTGCCCCCGTTCTTCGATACCCAAACGCTTCGAGGCAGAATACTGGCGCTGTCGTTAGCAATAGCGGCGACAAAATTGATGTCGTCTGGAGCTACGGCTACATTCCACACGTGAAAGTTAGCTTGCTCAGCTGGCGTCATTGCTTGGTAAAGGTACCGGCTAATAGTATCGCTCCAGGATGCGCCGCTATTCGTTGATTTGTAGAGGGCTCTGCTGCCATTACCATTGTTTGGATTCGCAATATCCACGGCGTAAAAGGTCTTGCCGTCTGAACCGATTACGATACGATTGACCTCGCAGGGACTGACGATATCATTGCTGTCGGGAAGCGCTCCTGGTGTGTTGATGCGAGTCCATCTAAGTGACTCCGAGTCTGCTGAAACTGGCTTTGGGCTAGTGGCCAGCAGCATATTGCCCAGTATCGATGAGATAATGAAAAGACACGTGATGGAAGCTCGCCTTATCTTCATGTCCTTCTCTCGACTGTGATAAGCCGAAGGCCTTCTTATTTCGAGGTGCCGAAAATCTCGGGATGAAGCAGCCTTGCTACCTCCTCCAGGCCATCAGCTATTCTGGGGCCGGGGCGCTCAATCAGGTTAGCATCGCTTATTTTAAACACGCGGTTGTTGCGCATCGCATCTACATCTGCCAGCCGAGTTTCCTTCTTTATATTGTTGTATATCAGGTCTCCGGTTGTGCCCATGCCGCTGACTATGATGACCTGAGGGTCCTTCTGGATAATCGCCTCCAGTGAGACGACTCGTGATTTCTCGAAGTCGGCGGCAAAAACGTTAATTCCTCCAGCCTTCCAGATGAGGTCATTAATGAAGGTTTCACGCCCCATTGTCCAGATTGGGTCATGCCACACAACGTAGAGGACTCTAAGGCGCTGTTCCGGAGTTAACGTAGCCGTTTTCGACACCACTGCTTGTATTCTCTCGGTTAAACTGTCAACCAACCTTTCGGCTGCTTTGCTCTTTCCATTAACCTGTCCCACCAACTTGATATCGTTCAGCACGGTATCCAAGGACTTGGCTGATGTAACGATGACTGTAAGTCCTAGGTTCTCCATAGCCGGAAGCGCCGTCTTTTCGTGGATCGCTTCGGCAAGAATAAGGTCTGGTTGGACTGAGACAACTTTTTCTAGGTTGGGTGTGGTATAGCTAGCTACTCGTGGCTTGGATTTAGCTGCTTCTGGATAGTCGCAGTAGTCGGTGGTACCTACAAGCTTGTCTTCGAGCCCTAGGGCATAAAGGATCTCGGTATTGCTCGGAGCCAAGGACACAATCCGTTGGGGAAGTTGCGCAATTTGTACTTTCCTGCCCAGGTCATCGACGACAGTTAAAGGGAATTGTGGTAACTCTTCAGGTGGTGGTTCAGGCTTGTCCTGTGGTACTTGTATTTCAACAGGTGGTGAGGGTGGTGGTTTGGTCTCCGTAGGTGGAGATGGAGTGGCGCAAGCAGCACAGCAAATCAAGCCAAGCGTGACTGCCAGGTACAATAAATGATTGATGCGTTCTTTCATTTCAGGCCTCCTCCGTAAAAAAACCCCCCATGCTCCCGAGAGCAGGGGGATTTCTCAAAATAACAAATCCCACCCCCTTACTCCGCGGAGGCAGATAGTACTACAGGGCAGGCGTTCTGACTTTCACAGTAGGCGGGACTGTGCCGGAGTTCCACCGGCTTGCTCTCCAATTAAGCCCCCCGTCACCTGGGGGCACCCTGACTACTATTATTATTTGATTGAGGAAAGTATAGCAAACGACGGGAAAAAGAGTCAATGGTTTAATTTGTGGCAAAAGCTTCTAAATTTTAATCTGCAATTGATTTGTTGGATGACTAATGCTCCTTTCGTCCTTGTCTTAGGAAGTAGTAAAATAGGGGGTGGGTGGAATATGCCTATAACTCCCCTGAGGCGGCAATATCTTAAAATCAAGCAGCGCTATCCCCATACCATAGTCTTTTTCCGGCTGGGCGATTTCTACGAGACCTTTGACGATGATGCCAGAACCACGGCAAGAGAACTGGAAATCACCCTGACTTCCAGGGAAATGGGAAAGGGGCAGCGCGTGCCTCTGGCTGGTATTCCTTACCATGCGCTGGACAACTACCTGGCTAAGCTCATCGGCAAGGGCTATAAGGTAGCTATCTGCGAGCAGATGACACCGCCGGGCAAAGGGCTGGTGGAGCGCGATGTCATCCGCGTGGTGACGCCGGGTACGGTGGTAGAGCCCGGACTTCTAACGGACAAGAGCAATAACTATCTGGTCAGCCTGGTTATCGACGGCGATGAGGCAGGCATCTCTTATGTGGACATAACCACCGGCGAGTTCGCTACGGCACAGCTTGCCTTGAGTCAGGTTTCCGACGAGCTGGAGCGCCTGCACCCGGCTGAGCTTTTGCTTCCCGAAAATCTGGATGGTAGCCTGCTGACACTGCCGCCATCGGTAACCCGTCTCGATGATTACTTTTTTGACCTGGAGACCGCAGCTCAGGTTTTAATCGACCATTTTGCCGTGGCTTCACTTGAAGGTTATGGCTGCGCTCACCTGCCTCTGGCTGTCAGGGCTGCCGGTGCCATCATTCATTATCTTCAGGAGAACCAGAAGTCAGCGCTGGGGCAACTGGACCACCTGGCTACCTATGCCACTCAATCCTTTATGGTACTCGATGCCCATACCCGTAACAATCTTGAGCTTTTCACCTCAGCTCGCTGGGGAGCCACCTCCGGCTCGCTATTCTCTGTAATCGATTTAACCCAAACGGCTATGGGAGGCAGGTTGCTCAAGAAATGGCTGGGACAGCCGCTGCTTGACATAAAGCAATTGAATAGTCGGCAGGAGGCCGTGACCTGGTTCTACCAGAACACGCTGATCAGGCGTAATATCATGTCCCTTCTTGGTGATATCGCTGACCTGGAGCGATTGGTCAATCGCGTCAGGGGTGGTATAGCCACACCCAGGGATTTGGTTGCCCTGCGTTCCAGCCTGGAGAAGCTGGCTGAGGTGAAGACGGAGATAGAAGGCAGCGAAGGTTTCCCCGCCTGGCTCAGCTCTGAATTGAAGCCCTGCCCCGATGTGGTGAGCTTAATCGAGAGAGCGATTGTCGACGAGCCTGCGGCTACACTGGAGCGAGGTGGTGTTGTAAGGGCTGGCTTTTCTAAAGAGCTGGACGAAATTCGGCAGGCGTCATCGGAGGCTAAAAGCTACCTGGCGAACCTGGAACGAAAGGAGCGGGAGTGCACCGGCATTAAGAACTTAAAGGTAGGCTATAACCGGGTGTTCGGCTATTACATAGAGGTGTCCAAGTCCAACCTTGAATCGGTGCCGGAAAGCTATATTCGAAAACAGACATTAACCGGTGGCGAGCGCTTCTTCACACCGGAGCTTAAAGAATATGAATCGTTAATACTCAACGCGCAGGACAGGATAGTCGAGCTTGAAACGGCGATTTTCCGGCAGGTGTGCCAGCAGATAGCCGGCTATGGAGAGCAGATACTATCTTCGGCAAAGGCT
The Chloroflexota bacterium genome window above contains:
- a CDS encoding ATP-grasp domain-containing protein, with amino-acid sequence MDISSSHFNYTQCRLTKVPAVRPRIAIIYNTPNPDLYRTNVERKASLAILDGVDAAHQALTESGYHVARLPLLPPLESARDSLKGLEADLVFNLFEGFDGYPETEAAVVNFLSEQGLTYTGCSGTALSLGLDKTKAKARLAAIGVDTPKYQLLGPKTISLFHMNYPCIVKPYAEDGSNGISEESVVYDFASLEKQVAEISKHFGRRALVEEFVDGREFNITVLGTSEPRALPISEIVYSLPSEMPRILTFAAKWDPQSVYFEHTKAVCPAEIGTELREHIAQTALLAFRLLGSHGYARVDFRLDVKDQLKVIEVNPNPDISPDAGAALQAQAAGMTYNQFIEQIVQLAIERT
- a CDS encoding GNAT family N-acetyltransferase, coding for MRMKLKVRPMTDEDKSSIMQMLRNMPEFRPTEVDVAEEVLDSYLHDPIRSGYHVFAAEVDSSIVGYICYGPTPLTEGTWDIYWLAVAPDQQSQGIGKALLTFAEDNIKETRGRLTLIETSSKPEYETTRHFYKSQGYELACCIADFYTPGDNKLVFQKRLR
- a CDS encoding ATP-grasp domain-containing protein, producing the protein MKIGLAYDLKETVISTPNCPEDALEEYDSPETVEALATTLESLGHSVIKLGGGKEFITNILHNNVDFVFNISEGLGNYKSREAQVPSILEMLDIPYSGSDPQCLAICLDKSLTKRLVAAAGVRTPKWQLITDYRQLKQITCDDLPLPAFVKPAYEGSSKGIRLGSKVETTVQIAEVTTELLEHYKQPVMVEEFIAGDEVTVGMVGNSPPTVLGVMRVLPKQTHTYFIYSLEIKREWEQLVDYECPARLEPEILEEITDSSLKIFKSLGCRDFARLDFKLNPQGVPYFLEINPLAGLNSKSSDLSIMASNLGWTYQALISTILNAALQRYPQCVRE
- a CDS encoding CDP-alcohol phosphatidyltransferase family protein, yielding MKSKKKDKQASKEELKLALNVPNVITAVRVVMAGIIAWLLWQGEFLAAGILILIAAATDGLDGLLARRLGQSSLGGSLFDLVADEILFMPSLILAIAAGLFSRADSLMPLNPYPYAVLALAGGVAVLAGVGTYLWKRRSRNIEFPTPTGVAKVNFWFWLAPLVVAVFGIGPGWLLAALMYLAIISTVLTFYSYLKKGSYVFTD
- a CDS encoding C_GCAxxG_C_C family protein — encoded protein: MEKSTEEIFNSVLENAKRYEMENGNCAQCVIAAVFETLGIKNDDVFRAATGFADGVGLTGDGHCGALSGGTMAISYLFGRKKEDFNKRGKMIKSLILSKKLYDGFIEKYGVCRCADIQTRLAGRFFNFYDPAETEAAIKAGLPDKCSTLTGEIARLTTKIILEEREREALKAKEGKS
- a CDS encoding KamA family radical SAM protein, producing MAVTDGTAVINEYRLSVPIPEQNWNDWKWQFRNRITTVEKLSTLIPLAAKEKTQLKLVTTKYPLSVTPYYLSLINTYDPDDPIRKQAIPSFKEITLGSVGFEDPLGEKRDSVVPGLVHRYQDRILMVLTDICPMFCRHCTRKREWHNGGWVRTPSEIKAMLDYIRKHKTIRDVILSGGDPLTLSTHRLEDVISKLRQIDHVEIIRIGTRFPVVLPHRVDDELCGMLSKYGPIWLNTQFNHPREITPESAAACDRLLRAGVPVNNQSVLLRGINDNVETQTKLCNELLKIKVRPYYLFQCDEVQGTEHLRTSVETGIKIIEGMRGHTSGLAIPTFVIDLPEGGGKVPLQPNYVLTQTKEELVLRNYQGRFVWYRNPRDKTGSEPTAGAELADNLFSDSLNQTQRQLQPVRVRNENRSRIRP
- a CDS encoding cobalamin-binding protein encodes the protein MKERINHLLYLAVTLGLICCAACATPSPPTETKPPPSPPVEIQVPQDKPEPPPEELPQFPLTVVDDLGRKVQIAQLPQRIVSLAPSNTEILYALGLEDKLVGTTDYCDYPEAAKSKPRVASYTTPNLEKVVSVQPDLILAEAIHEKTALPAMENLGLTVIVTSAKSLDTVLNDIKLVGQVNGKSKAAERLVDSLTERIQAVVSKTATLTPEQRLRVLYVVWHDPIWTMGRETFINDLIWKAGGINVFAADFEKSRVVSLEAIIQKDPQVIIVSGMGTTGDLIYNNIKKETRLADVDAMRNNRVFKISDANLIERPGPRIADGLEEVARLLHPEIFGTSK